In a genomic window of Deinococcus aquiradiocola:
- a CDS encoding ABC transporter ATP-binding protein, with protein sequence MTPPATHPASAAPAPATHPPALEARAVRHGFGGQDVLHGVTLSVARGEVVAVTGPSGSGKSTLLHLLGGLDRPDHGEVLWGGTRADTLDSQGRARLRAASVGLVFQHHYLLQDLTVLDNLRVPGLLLRQDLTDAARTLLHAVGLQGREHAMPAQLSGGERQRVALARALVARPAILLADEPTGSLDSGNAVAVSDLMIALARQHGTGVLLVTHDEHMATRADRRLHLLDGHLSAH encoded by the coding sequence GTGACCCCGCCAGCCACCCACCCCGCCTCTGCCGCGCCAGCACCCGCCACCCACCCGCCCGCCCTGGAGGCCCGGGCCGTCCGGCATGGCTTCGGCGGGCAGGACGTACTGCACGGCGTGACCCTCAGCGTCGCGCGCGGCGAGGTGGTCGCCGTGACCGGCCCGTCCGGCAGCGGCAAGAGCACCCTTCTGCACCTCCTGGGCGGACTCGACCGTCCCGACCACGGTGAGGTCCTGTGGGGCGGCACGCGCGCCGACACGCTCGACAGTCAGGGCCGCGCCCGCCTGCGCGCCGCGTCCGTCGGCCTGGTCTTCCAGCACCACTACCTGCTGCAGGACCTGACGGTCCTCGACAACCTGCGCGTGCCGGGTCTCCTGCTCCGCCAGGACCTCACGGACGCCGCCCGCACCCTGCTGCACGCCGTGGGCCTCCAGGGCCGCGAGCACGCCATGCCTGCCCAGCTGAGCGGCGGGGAACGCCAGCGCGTCGCGCTCGCCCGCGCCCTCGTCGCGCGGCCCGCCATCCTGCTCGCCGACGAACCCACCGGCAGCCTCGACAGCGGCAACGCCGTCGCCGTCAGCGACCTCATGATCGCCCTCGCCCGCCAGCACGGGACCGGCGTGCTGCTCGTCACGCACGACGAACACATGGCGACCCGCGCCGACCGCCGCCTGCACCTCCTCGACGGGCACCTCAGCGCCCACTGA
- a CDS encoding DoxX family protein, whose product MKRQWGVWGLAAVFVGAGALHLLRPSVFDSIVPRWVAPGVFPSARSVTLLSGVAELAGGLGLLFPRSRRAAGWGLAALLVAVFPANVEMARTPERFGLPAWVLWVRLPLQPLLVWWALWAGQGGWRQGAGRVSRGRSGPA is encoded by the coding sequence ATGAAACGGCAGTGGGGCGTGTGGGGGCTGGCGGCGGTGTTCGTGGGGGCGGGCGCGCTTCACCTGCTGCGGCCCTCGGTGTTCGATTCCATCGTGCCGCGCTGGGTGGCGCCGGGCGTGTTCCCGTCCGCGCGGAGCGTGACGCTGCTGAGCGGCGTGGCGGAACTGGCGGGCGGGCTGGGCCTGCTGTTCCCGCGGTCTCGGCGTGCAGCCGGGTGGGGGCTGGCGGCGCTGCTGGTGGCGGTGTTCCCGGCGAACGTGGAGATGGCGCGCACGCCGGAACGGTTCGGGCTTCCGGCGTGGGTGCTGTGGGTGCGCCTGCCGCTGCAGCCGCTGCTGGTGTGGTGGGCGCTGTGGGCGGGCCAGGGCGGCTGGAGGCAAGGGGCGGGCCGGGTCAGTCGGGGGCGTTCAGGGCCTGCCTGA
- a CDS encoding acetate--CoA ligase, with product MDDVLLRAPLVPPTDTLRRDAPVTPEEAQRLRDLPPEAYWLEIARHLDWITPPERGLDGTLGDFRYFPGATLNVSVNCLDRHDPHRVALHYEREDGLRETWTYGRLTRATARFAACLQDLGVTRGDRVGIYLSNAPEAFIAIQACYRIGAVYSVIFAGFSASAVRDRLTDAQPKVVICTDATLRRGRPVPLLSTLREAMTGVDSVGAVVVARRVDRDAPLQQGEHDFHALLDAQTRHAEPVPVEANEPGFIIYTSGTTSKPKGLVHSAAGFLVGTYANVLWSLNLRPDDVYWCTADVGWLTFPIFALVGGLAHGATLVVYEGGIDHPTPERPYALLERYGVTKMFTAPTALRMLRRAGDDAVARHDLTRLQLVALVGEPLDPETWHWTQGTLGGGRIFVNNTYGQTETGTAWASSMVGLTPTRPGSCGEPLPGYRAQVLRDDGQPAASGELGVLTLSEPFPSLARTVWGDHDRYRAVYLSDHPGHYAASDAALMDADGQLWVTGRVDDVMNVAGHRIGTMELEAALTTHPAVSEAAVVARPDPLRGTVPVAFVVPRAGTLPSPALEAELADAVVQGVGRLARPDRVVIVSTVPRTRSGKIMRRLLRDLLVTGDVTGDLTSLENPEALDVIRQALNAPD from the coding sequence ATGGATGACGTCCTGCTCCGCGCCCCGCTCGTCCCGCCCACCGACACCCTGCGCCGGGACGCGCCCGTCACGCCCGAAGAAGCGCAGCGGCTGCGCGACCTGCCGCCCGAAGCGTACTGGCTGGAGATCGCCCGGCACCTCGACTGGATCACCCCGCCGGAACGCGGCCTGGACGGCACGCTCGGCGACTTCCGGTACTTTCCCGGCGCGACCCTGAACGTGAGCGTCAACTGCCTCGACCGGCACGACCCGCACCGCGTCGCCCTGCACTACGAGCGCGAGGACGGCCTGCGCGAGACGTGGACGTACGGCCGACTCACGCGGGCCACCGCCCGGTTCGCGGCGTGCCTGCAGGACCTCGGCGTGACGCGCGGCGACCGGGTCGGCATCTACCTCAGCAACGCCCCGGAGGCGTTCATCGCCATTCAGGCGTGTTACCGCATCGGGGCGGTGTACAGCGTGATCTTCGCGGGCTTCAGCGCCAGCGCCGTCCGGGACCGCCTCACGGACGCCCAACCGAAGGTCGTGATCTGCACGGACGCCACCCTGCGGCGCGGCCGTCCCGTGCCTCTGCTCAGCACCCTGCGCGAAGCCATGACGGGCGTGGACAGCGTCGGCGCGGTCGTCGTGGCGCGCCGCGTGGACCGGGACGCGCCCCTGCAGCAGGGCGAGCACGACTTCCACGCCCTGCTGGACGCCCAGACCCGCCACGCGGAACCCGTGCCCGTAGAGGCGAACGAGCCGGGCTTCATCATCTACACGAGCGGCACCACCAGCAAACCCAAGGGCCTCGTGCACAGCGCGGCAGGCTTCCTCGTCGGCACGTACGCCAACGTCCTGTGGTCCCTGAACCTCCGCCCGGACGACGTGTACTGGTGCACGGCCGACGTCGGCTGGCTCACCTTCCCGATCTTCGCGCTCGTGGGCGGCCTCGCGCACGGCGCCACGCTCGTCGTGTACGAGGGCGGCATCGACCACCCCACGCCCGAACGGCCGTACGCGCTGCTCGAACGGTACGGCGTCACCAAGATGTTCACCGCGCCCACCGCGCTGCGGATGCTGCGCCGCGCCGGGGACGACGCCGTCGCCCGGCACGACCTCACGCGCCTGCAGCTCGTCGCGCTGGTCGGCGAGCCGCTCGACCCGGAAACGTGGCACTGGACGCAGGGCACGCTCGGCGGTGGCCGCATCTTCGTGAACAACACGTACGGGCAGACCGAGACAGGCACCGCGTGGGCGAGCAGCATGGTCGGCCTGACCCCCACCCGCCCCGGCTCCTGCGGCGAACCGCTCCCCGGCTACCGCGCGCAGGTCCTGCGGGACGACGGGCAGCCCGCCGCGAGCGGCGAACTGGGCGTCCTGACGCTCAGCGAACCGTTCCCCAGCCTCGCGCGCACCGTCTGGGGCGACCACGACCGCTACCGCGCCGTGTACCTCAGCGACCACCCCGGCCACTACGCCGCGTCCGACGCGGCCCTCATGGACGCGGACGGGCAGCTGTGGGTGACGGGCCGCGTGGACGACGTGATGAACGTCGCCGGGCACCGCATCGGCACCATGGAACTCGAAGCGGCCCTCACCACGCACCCCGCCGTGTCCGAGGCGGCCGTCGTCGCGCGGCCCGACCCCCTGCGCGGCACCGTGCCCGTCGCCTTCGTCGTCCCGAGGGCAGGCACGCTCCCCAGCCCGGCCCTCGAAGCGGAACTCGCGGACGCCGTCGTGCAGGGCGTGGGCCGCCTCGCCCGGCCGGACCGCGTGGTCATCGTGAGCACCGTGCCACGCACCCGCAGCGGCAAGATCATGCGCCGCCTGCTGCGCGACCTGCTCGTGACGGGCGACGTGACGGGCGACCTCACCAGCCTCGAGAACCCCGAGGCGCTCGACGTGATCAGGCAGGCCCTGAACGCCCCCGACTGA
- a CDS encoding type III pantothenate kinase, with translation MPARSTRFPLLAVDIGNTSTVLGLAEPSPLSDELTLTHTWRLRSNRDLLPDDLALQLHSLLNLSGATPPGSAVLSSVAPPLGQNYLLALRQHFAVEALEVSAENLPDVRVELDQPTAVGADRLCNLYGAGRYLDGYEYAVVVDFGTSTNFDVIGRGRRFLGGVLATGAQVSADALFSRAAKLPRIALEAPLSAIGKNTVHALQSGLVYGYAEMVDGLLRRVRAELDAPAVTVATGGFARTIQGICREIDHYDETLTLRGMVELWVSQTQGVRDR, from the coding sequence ATGCCTGCGCGCTCCACCCGTTTCCCTCTGCTCGCCGTGGATATCGGCAACACCAGCACCGTGCTGGGCCTCGCCGAACCCTCCCCGCTGTCGGACGAGCTGACGCTCACGCACACGTGGCGGCTGCGCAGCAACCGCGACCTGCTCCCGGACGACCTCGCGCTGCAGCTGCACAGCCTGCTGAACCTGAGCGGCGCGACCCCGCCGGGCAGCGCCGTCCTGTCGAGCGTCGCGCCGCCGCTCGGGCAGAACTACCTGCTGGCGCTCCGGCAGCACTTCGCGGTGGAGGCGCTGGAGGTCAGCGCGGAGAACCTCCCGGACGTGCGGGTGGAGCTGGACCAGCCGACCGCGGTGGGCGCGGACCGCCTGTGCAACCTGTACGGCGCGGGCCGCTACCTGGACGGGTACGAGTACGCGGTGGTGGTGGATTTCGGGACGAGCACGAACTTCGACGTGATCGGGCGCGGGCGGCGCTTCCTGGGCGGGGTGCTCGCGACGGGCGCGCAGGTGTCGGCAGACGCGCTGTTCTCACGCGCGGCGAAACTGCCGCGCATCGCGCTGGAAGCGCCGCTGAGCGCCATCGGCAAGAACACGGTGCACGCGCTGCAGTCGGGCCTCGTGTACGGGTACGCCGAGATGGTGGACGGCCTGCTGCGCCGCGTGCGCGCCGAGCTGGACGCGCCCGCCGTGACCGTTGCGACGGGCGGTTTCGCGCGGACCATTCAGGGCATCTGCCGCGAGATCGACCATTACGACGAGACGCTCACCCTGCGCGGCATGGTGGAACTGTGGGTCAGTCAGACGCAGGGCGTGCGGGACCGCTGA
- a CDS encoding DinB family protein: MTTPSEPSQGTRVLVAFGETQPEMLAELHKAFGRFEEGVRGSQDHWLQAPSEGRWSPAQVAEHVLLVNENVGRLVALLLSDKALRPMERTPGHTQDGRRLAPANLEPSAGQPWEALSARWEASHAQLTGVGERLAAADLGRVAYHPFLGDLDAHDWFRMVTYHIRHHRRQLEEGQ; encoded by the coding sequence ATGACCACACCATCAGAGCCCTCCCAGGGGACGCGGGTCCTCGTCGCGTTCGGAGAGACGCAACCCGAAATGCTCGCCGAACTCCACAAGGCCTTCGGCCGCTTCGAGGAAGGCGTCCGGGGCAGCCAGGACCACTGGCTGCAGGCGCCCTCCGAGGGCCGCTGGAGTCCCGCGCAGGTCGCGGAACACGTCCTGCTCGTCAACGAGAACGTCGGCAGGCTCGTGGCCCTGCTGCTGTCCGACAAGGCCCTGCGCCCCATGGAGCGCACGCCCGGCCACACGCAGGACGGCAGACGCCTGGCCCCCGCGAACCTCGAACCGTCCGCCGGACAGCCCTGGGAAGCCCTCTCGGCCCGCTGGGAGGCCAGTCACGCGCAGCTCACCGGGGTCGGTGAACGCCTCGCGGCCGCCGACCTCGGCCGCGTCGCGTACCACCCCTTCCTCGGCGACCTCGACGCGCACGACTGGTTCCGCATGGTCACGTACCATATCCGGCACCACCGCCGCCAGCTGGAGGAAGGCCAGTGA
- a CDS encoding formate dehydrogenase accessory sulfurtransferase FdhD, giving the protein MTPLPPRPDDTSPAGELLARLPVRRYAYGAWSDPEPDDVAVEEPLELRLPDAGTDADEGAGGPGTPLNVTMRTPGHDLPLVHGWLHAEGLRGAVTRVWPDPDAPNVMWVSGDRDVLLAARRGTTTTSACGICGSGSVERLMLRAAPPRWTVPPLAPDLIAALPERLRAAQPAFQASGGLHAAGLFTPDGILLDAFEDVGRHNAVDKLVGAASLRGDLPLTDRVLVTSSRAGFEIVQKALLAGVAVVVTVGAPSSLAVDTAVSLGLTLVGFVRQGRLNVYAGSERLHT; this is encoded by the coding sequence GTGACTCCGCTCCCGCCCCGTCCGGACGACACCTCGCCTGCCGGGGAGCTGCTCGCGCGCCTGCCCGTGCGCCGCTACGCGTACGGTGCGTGGAGCGACCCCGAGCCGGACGACGTGGCGGTCGAGGAACCGCTGGAACTGCGCCTGCCGGACGCCGGTACGGACGCGGACGAGGGTGCGGGCGGTCCCGGCACGCCGCTGAACGTCACGATGCGTACCCCCGGTCACGACCTGCCGCTCGTGCACGGCTGGCTGCACGCCGAGGGCCTGCGCGGCGCCGTGACGCGCGTCTGGCCGGACCCGGACGCGCCGAACGTCATGTGGGTCAGCGGTGACCGGGACGTGCTCCTCGCCGCGCGGCGCGGCACGACCACCACCAGCGCCTGCGGCATCTGCGGCAGCGGCAGCGTCGAGCGCCTCATGCTGCGCGCCGCCCCGCCCCGCTGGACGGTCCCGCCGCTCGCGCCGGACCTGATCGCGGCCCTGCCGGAACGCCTGCGGGCCGCGCAACCCGCCTTCCAGGCGAGCGGCGGGCTGCACGCGGCGGGCCTCTTCACGCCGGACGGCATCCTGCTGGACGCCTTCGAGGACGTCGGACGGCACAACGCCGTCGACAAACTCGTGGGGGCCGCCAGCCTGCGCGGCGACCTGCCGCTCACGGACCGCGTGCTCGTCACCAGCAGCCGCGCGGGCTTCGAGATCGTGCAGAAGGCCCTCCTGGCAGGCGTCGCGGTCGTCGTGACGGTCGGCGCGCCCAGCAGCCTCGCGGTGGACACGGCCGTCAGTCTCGGGCTCACCCTCGTCGGCTTCGTGCGCCAGGGCCGCCTGAACGTGTACGCGGGCAGCGAACGCCTGCACACCTGA
- a CDS encoding metallophosphoesterase family protein, translating to MRLAVIADIHGNLDALDAVLSDLQGQNPDRVIVNGDVVNRGPDSVACLERVLALPGATFTLGNHDDLMLLWQERSPDLPADWFTDPFWGATDWSARQLHRAGLLDVIRGWPMTLRPHTPDLPDVVVAHGSPHHYREAVGAFTTPERAAELFSASGAQVLVASHIHRPLLRDDGGRWLINTGAVGAPFDGDPRARYLLLDGQGGQWTPTIRAVPYDRSGVTRRFRTSGLLEHGGLSARIFLDELHSARSIYTPFWDFTAEHRRPRDAGAYRDFTALHPDLFLPA from the coding sequence GTGCGCCTCGCCGTCATCGCCGACATTCACGGCAACCTCGACGCCCTGGACGCCGTGCTGAGCGACCTGCAGGGCCAGAACCCGGACCGGGTGATCGTGAACGGCGACGTCGTCAACCGCGGCCCGGACAGCGTCGCCTGCCTGGAACGCGTCCTCGCGCTGCCCGGCGCGACCTTCACGCTCGGCAACCACGACGACCTGATGCTGCTGTGGCAGGAGCGCAGCCCCGACCTGCCCGCCGACTGGTTCACCGACCCCTTCTGGGGCGCGACCGACTGGAGTGCGCGGCAGCTGCACCGCGCGGGCCTGCTGGACGTCATTCGCGGGTGGCCCATGACCCTGCGGCCCCACACGCCGGACCTGCCGGACGTGGTGGTCGCGCACGGCTCGCCGCACCACTACCGCGAGGCGGTCGGGGCGTTCACCACGCCGGAACGCGCGGCGGAACTGTTCTCCGCGTCCGGCGCGCAGGTGCTCGTGGCGTCCCACATTCACCGGCCGCTGCTGCGCGACGACGGCGGGCGCTGGCTCATCAATACGGGCGCGGTCGGCGCGCCCTTCGACGGCGACCCGCGCGCCCGCTACCTGCTGCTCGACGGGCAGGGCGGCCAGTGGACGCCCACCATTCGCGCCGTCCCGTACGACCGGAGCGGCGTCACCCGGCGCTTCCGCACCTCCGGGCTGCTGGAGCACGGCGGCCTGAGCGCCCGCATCTTCCTCGACGAGCTGCACAGTGCGCGCAGCATCTACACGCCGTTCTGGGACTTCACGGCGGAGCATCGCCGCCCCAGGGACGCAGGCGCGTACCGCGACTTCACGGCACTGCACCCGGACCTGTTCCTGCCCGCCTGA
- a CDS encoding xylulokinase, whose protein sequence is MTPTPSGPHPDRPSPAAGGVLALDLGTGSVKVGLIGPGGEVLASASRPYPVRADRPGWAESLPGEWWAATVDATREVRAARPDVAVRAVGLSGQMHGVVLSGANGEALRGAVLWSDGRSTAELARYRALPEARQEALRNPAVTGMAGPTLLWLARHEPEVLARARWALQPKDWLRLHLTGEAFSDPSDASGTLLYDLTRDAWDHALLTDWGLDARLLPPLRASGAQAGHLQARAATALGVPAGLPVATGAGDTAASLLAGGLPDGEAQLTVGTGAQIVQPSGTLPGPVTGGHVFRDAGRGWYALAAVQNAGTALEWARRALNLSWPDFYAAAQAAGPLQGPVFLPFVTGDRTPHLDAHARAGWIGAGLEHDARHLARAAFEGVALSISAAAAVLPLRPGPLWLAGGGTSDPWWRQLLADALRRDLRPVAVPGASLVGAGLLAWQALGHHPDRPPLTGSAPVTAREDGIPAGTRARFTAAYPALKDWFRSPA, encoded by the coding sequence ATGACGCCGACCCCGTCCGGCCCGCACCCCGACCGCCCCTCCCCTGCCGCCGGGGGCGTGCTGGCGCTGGACCTGGGGACGGGCAGCGTCAAGGTGGGCCTGATCGGCCCGGGCGGCGAGGTGCTGGCGAGCGCGAGCAGGCCGTACCCGGTGCGCGCCGACCGGCCCGGCTGGGCGGAGAGCCTGCCGGGCGAGTGGTGGGCGGCGACCGTGGACGCAACCCGCGAGGTGAGGGCCGCGCGGCCGGACGTGGCGGTGCGGGCGGTGGGCCTGAGCGGGCAGATGCACGGCGTGGTGCTGAGCGGCGCGAACGGGGAGGCCCTGCGCGGGGCGGTGCTGTGGTCCGACGGGCGCAGCACCGCCGAACTCGCCCGCTACCGGGCCCTGCCGGAGGCGCGGCAGGAGGCGCTGCGGAATCCGGCCGTGACGGGCATGGCCGGGCCGACGCTCCTGTGGCTCGCGCGGCACGAGCCGGAGGTGCTGGCACGGGCGCGCTGGGCGCTCCAGCCGAAGGACTGGCTGCGCCTGCACCTGACGGGCGAGGCGTTCAGCGACCCTTCGGACGCGTCCGGAACGCTGCTGTACGACCTGACGCGGGACGCCTGGGACCACGCCCTGCTGACCGATTGGGGGCTGGACGCGCGCCTGCTGCCGCCACTGCGGGCGTCCGGCGCGCAGGCAGGCCACCTGCAGGCCCGCGCGGCCACGGCGCTCGGCGTCCCGGCGGGGCTGCCCGTCGCGACCGGGGCGGGCGACACGGCCGCGAGCCTGCTGGCGGGAGGCCTGCCGGACGGGGAGGCGCAGCTGACGGTCGGGACGGGCGCGCAGATCGTGCAGCCGAGCGGCACGCTGCCCGGCCCGGTCACGGGCGGGCACGTGTTCCGGGACGCGGGGCGCGGCTGGTACGCGCTGGCCGCCGTGCAGAACGCGGGCACGGCGCTGGAGTGGGCGCGGCGCGCCCTGAACCTGTCGTGGCCGGACTTCTACGCGGCGGCGCAGGCGGCGGGACCGCTGCAGGGACCGGTGTTCCTGCCGTTCGTGACGGGCGACCGCACCCCGCACCTGGACGCGCACGCCCGCGCCGGGTGGATCGGGGCGGGCCTGGAGCACGACGCGCGCCACCTCGCCCGCGCCGCCTTCGAGGGCGTGGCGCTGTCCATCTCGGCGGCCGCCGCGGTGCTCCCACTCCGGCCCGGCCCGCTGTGGCTGGCGGGCGGCGGCACGAGCGACCCGTGGTGGCGGCAGCTCCTCGCGGACGCCCTGAGGCGCGACCTGCGGCCCGTCGCGGTGCCGGGCGCGTCGCTGGTCGGGGCGGGCCTGCTCGCGTGGCAGGCGCTCGGCCACCACCCGGACCGGCCACCCCTGACCGGGAGCGCGCCCGTGACGGCCCGCGAGGACGGTATTCCGGCCGGG